Proteins co-encoded in one Nothobranchius furzeri strain GRZ-AD chromosome 4, NfurGRZ-RIMD1, whole genome shotgun sequence genomic window:
- the LOC107388603 gene encoding E3 ubiquitin-protein ligase RBBP6 isoform X1 → MSCVHYKFSSILDYNTVTFDGLHITLGELKKQIMARERLKATDCDLQITNAQTREEYTDDEAHIPKHSSVIVRRTPIGGVKPASRTFIVDRSETAMVGSSRPTDSSPSLTLAQLAKTANLVDADASEEDKIKAMMTQSNHEYDPIHYSKKAVGPPPANYTCYRCRKTGHHIRHCPLILAEDKSVDGPKPVKTSKGIPQSFMVKVEPGAKGAMLTSTGEYAIPAIDAEAYAQGKKERPPFVPHEQSSSEDEADPIPDELLCPICNNLMTDAVVIPCCGNSYCDDCIRTFLLDSEEHICFTCKQSDVSPDNLIANKFLRQAVNNFKNETGYTKQGRKQIQPPVPPPPRLQLARPLHSRQQDPLLANVSNPLPTSAPSTPPKAEVPPPASSTAASATPPATPSPPHAAEDEGQASPVPEPVADSHSPVHSSIHSDPPPLGEAEAEPPVRHYSPGLPENPPQSYSLPVINHLPAARPSHPSGHQTMPNQPHRGRNRHWYRSRGDHPSSHMQAAPPPVPVPQVYPSTLYLPPPQHYPPPYGSGPGLIPPPAISFQPQPVYGPGPPGLNPSWVPPSVQPPLVPLPPLSQPPLSEEDFLTQRHHRQNKVSSKLEEFTKNFHEELIQYRNPPKRPRRSYSRSRSYSRSPFSRSPFSRSPFSRSRSRSRPRSRSGSYGFSLSRSRSRSHGRSYGRSYGRSPYSRRSGRNYGRSRSRSRSRSRSYGHRRSGSPRSPVSYRGAGWDGAEGVRPYRSRSRSPGGYRSHSPGGRKPPPRDLVPFDLKGASPGGPERWGRERYRQWEKEYTDWYNKYYKDYDNLHHKAHGSRDRERGKISSSSRDCSPQGRGRRGKEERGGPPHRLPSAASGTKSGTKMLKTKKIRKRKSGEEPELSQSLDRGDATPVRDEPMDELSSLSKTPPITSKPSGVAPGTKAPVAKGTATPSKPVTKVMSKNQLDKTKKEKGLKVKTKVKTEGMKAKSDKVKKTSGDIVLTNKKDSSISSVTKPLKSIKTKPDDASNSAVPNKEKSKSSTVRPLPAKTPPKSSQNLPLLRVALHDGTRPGHDVQDRRDLSKSAGLLPHPSRPPLIPRPPFPIDSWRKFGEEGHSLLGPPPDKLRRIDGLGGGLETAFYSHIHQPPFHRLPHPSDRPRLSLPGADLGRGDLDRGAIRPQLDVQKPLRRIKLNRDLGRRGSTETPPADRKQSGLDKTSSTAVKVFEGDRLRATTEGAGRKERSTSAERGASRDRPSSAGERHRGSDKEKNRERDRPSGLDRDKDLGPNKEKDKVSSGSQKAAVDKDTEGEKLKTGRKSSNGGSRGGRSISLDKMTIGEKSAISKKQAEQEKPSVSAKSDRSESKDKIEKSSLPGEKPSAAQKEGGNNGQEATAKSKPKIGRKALPSHTASSKSTQQKKPDSEKDQKSVSSDTPPSSPVRRRDRSPSFSPAREEPLIQPPPRSKWEREDDEDVQEEDLPAPIKEPSPVLHQCHGREGHRKALKPIKSEAREASREEKTGKALKEEGKSGRAAQTDSDKPVKSKIVRDEPRGSKEEKRSAAKEERRGRDEGRGVTGKEERGAEGRVGGGREESRGPEPKRQRLCSDLTRETDEAAFVPDYSEGEGSEPERGRSSSQSPSLNQPSHSPSASNHSGSATTTAADKKKKKHKKHKRHKKHKKHSSQDKGESKQHKSKHKKKKKHKKSKDKGVEEKEKEEEEETPQA, encoded by the exons ACGGATTCTTCTCCTTCTTTGACTCTCGCCCAGCTTGCCAAG ACTGCAAACCTGGTTGATGCAGATGCCTCTGAAGAAGACAAGATTAAAGCCATGATGACTCAGTCAAATCATGAATATGATCCCATCCA TTACTCAAAAAAGGCAGTCGGACCCCCTCCAGCTAATTATACCTGCTATCGATGCAGAAAGACCGGTCACCACATTCGGCATTGCCCCCTAATTTTG GCGGAGGACAAAAGTGTTGACGGTCCCAAGCCAGTTAAAACCAGTAAGGGCATACCACAGAGCTTCATGGTGAAAGTGGAGCCAGGAGCAAAGGGAGCCATGTTGACGAGCACCGGAGAATATGCCATACCTGCCATTGATGC AGAGGCATATGCTCAAGGGAAGAAGGAGCGCCCTCCATTTGTCCCTCATGAGCAGTCGTCGTCCGAGGATGAGGCTGATCCGATCCCAGATGAGCTCTTGTGTCCGATCTGCAATAACCTGATGACCGATGCTGTGGTCATACCCTGCTGTGGAAACAGTTACTGTGATGACT GTATCAGAACTTTCTTGTTGGACTCAGAGGAGCACATCTGCTTCACATGCAAACAGTCGGACGTTTCACCTGATAATCTCATTGCTAACAAGTTTCTCCGACAG GCTGTTAACAACTTCAAAAACGAGACCGGATACACCAAGCAGGGACGCAAACAGATCCAGCCTCCAGTCCCCCCTCCACCTCGCCTACAATTAGCCAGACCTCTACACTCAAGACAGCAGGACCCCCTTCTGGCTAATGTTTCTAACCCTCTTCCAACAAGTGCACCCTCAACACCCCCTAAAGCAGAAGTCCCACCCCCTGCATCTTCTACTGCTGCATCTGCCACTCCTCCTGCAACTCCTAGTCCACCTCATGCTGCTGAAGATGAAGGCCAGGCTTCACCAGTTCCTGAACCTGTTGCTGACAGTCATTCTCCTGTGCATTCAAGCATTCACAGTGACCCACCCCCATTAGG AGAGGCTGAGGCAGAACCACCTGTGAGGCATTACTCTCCTGGACTGCCAGAAAATCCACCACAA AGCTACAGTTTACCGGTCATTAACCACCTGCCAGCTGCAAGACCAAGTCACCCATCAG GTCACCAGACGATGCCTAACCAGCCCCACAGAGGAAGGAATAGACACTG GTACAGAAGTAGAGGAGACCATCCCTCCAGTCACATGCAGGCAGCTCCACCTCCTGTACCAGTCCCTCAAGTCTACCCATCTACCCTGTACCTGCCCCCTCCCCAGCACTACCCTCCTCCATACGGCTCTGGACCGGGTCTTATTCCCCCACCTGCCATCAGTTTCCAGCCTCAGCCTGTCTATGGCCCTGGACCTCCAGGGCTCAACCCTTCCTGGGTCCCCCCTAGTGTCCAACCCCCTCTTGTTCCTTTACCACCTTTATCACAGCCGCCTCTTTCGGAAGAGGATTTTCTCACACAAAGGCACCACCGACAGAACAA AGTTTCATCCAAATTGGAAGAATTCACTAAAAACTTCCATGAAGAGCTGATTCAATACAGAAATCCACCAAAGAGACCGAGACGATCTTATTCCAG gTCCCGGTCATATAGTCGCTCACCATTCAGCCGCTCACCGTTCAGCCGCTCACCGTTCAGCCGGTCTAGATCAAGATCCAGGCCTAGATCAAGATCTGGGTCTTACGGTTTTTCTCTGAGTCGATCTCGTTCTCGCTCCCATGGCCGCTCTTATGGTCGCTCTTATGGTCGCTCCCCTTATTCTAGACGCAGTGGACGCAATTATGGACGTTCACGATCAAGATCCCGCTCTCGCTCAAGGTCTTATGGCCACCGGCGCTCGGGGTCACCACGATCTCCTGTCTCCTATCGTGGAGCTGGATGGGATGGTGCAGAAGGTGTCAGACCCTACAGGTCAAGATCACGTTCTCCTGGTGGCTATCGAAGCCATAGCCCTGGCGGACGAAAGCCACCTCCTCGGGACTTGGTGCCATTTGACCTAAAGGGAGCAAGTCCTGGAGGACCTGAGCGTTGGGGAAGAGAGCGATATCGACAATGGGAGAAGGAGTACACAGACTGGTACAACAAGTATTACAAAGACTATGACAACCTGCATCACAAAGCTCATGGAAGCCGAGACCGGGAACGAGGAAAAATATCGTCATCGTCTAGGGATTGCTCTCCCCAAGGCAGAGGAAGACGAGggaaggaggagagaggtggcccACCTCATCGTCTCCCTTCTGCTGCATCAGGGACAAAGTCTGGTACTAAAATGTTGAAGACAAAGAAAATCAGAAAGCGAAAGTCTGGAGAGGAACCAGAATTATCTCAGTCACTCGACAGAGGGGATGCCACACCTGTCAGAGATGAACCAATGGATGAATTATCATCACTCAGTAAAACGCCTCCCATCACTTCAAAGCCTTCAGGTGTTGCTCCGGGTACTAAAGCCCCAGTGGCTAAAGGTACTGCTACACCCAGTAAACCTGTAACCAAGGTAATGTCAAAGAACCAGTTGGATAAAACTAAGAAAGAAAAAGGTCTAAAGGTAAAAACTAAAGTCAAGACAGAGGGGATGAAGGCTAAGAGTGACAAAGTCAAGAAAACATCTGGAGATATTGTGTTGACCAACAAAAAAGACTCTTCAATCTCATCTGTCACTAAACCATTAAAGTCCATTAAAACCAAACCAGACGATGCCTCAAACTCAGCTGTACCTAATAAGGAGAAGAGTAAAAGCTCCACGGTACGGCCCCTGCCTGCGAAGACCCCTCCAAAGTCCTCCCAAAATCTGCCTTTACTCCGTGTTGCTCTTCACGATGGCACTCGCCCCGGGCACGATGTACAGGATAGAAGAGATCTGTCAAAGAGTGCTGGTCTCCTTCCTCATCCCAGCAGACCGCCTCTAATTCCCAGACCTCCATTCCCAATAGATAGTTGGAGGAAATTTGGAGAGGAGGGTCACAGTTTACTTGGACCTCCCCCTGACAAGCTAAGGAGAATAGATGGATTGGGAGGAGGACTTGAGACTGCCTTTTACTCACACATCCATCAGCCCCCATTCCACAGACTCCCACACCCTTCAGACAGGCCTAGACTCTCCCTACCAGGGGCCGATCTGGGCCGAGGGGACCTGGATCGAGGAGCCATTCGACCTCAGTTGGACGTTCAG AAACCATTAAGAAGAATAAAGCTGAACAGAGACTTGGGGAGAAGAGGCAGTACAGAGACACCACCTGCTGATCGAAAACAGTCGGGTCTCGACAAAACAAGCTCCACTGCTGTAAAAGTCTTTGAAGGAGACAGACTTAGGGCCACTACAGAGGGGGCTGGAAGGAAGGAACGATCAACATCTGCTGAAAGGGGAGCCTCCAGAGACAGACCAAGCAGCGCTGGAGAAAGACACCGTGGCTCAGACAAAGAGAAGAACAGAGAGCGAGACAGGCCTTCTGGTTTGGATAGAGACAAGGATTTGGGCCCCAACAAGGAAAAGGACAAAGTCTCTTCAGGCTCACAGAAAGCAGCAGTGGACAAAGACACAGAGGGAGAAAAGTTAAAGACAGGACGAAAAAGCTCTAATGGTGGAAGCCGGGGAGGAAGGTCCATATCTTTGGATAAAATGACGATCGGAGAGAAATCTGCCATCTCCAAAAAACAGGCAGAACAAGAGAAACCAAGTGTATCTGCCAAGTCTGACAG AAGTGAGTCCAAGGACAAAATAGAGAAGAGTTCCCTCCCAGGAGAAAAACCATCTGCTGctcaaaaagaag GGGGTAACAATGGTCAGGAGGCGACTGCGAAGAGCAAACCCAAGATCGGCCGTAAGGCCCTGCCGAGCCATACGGCGAGCTCCAA GTCAACTCAACAGAAGAAGCCAGACTCTGAGAAAGACCAGAAGAGTGTGTCTTCAGATACACCTCCATCCAGCCCTGTGAGGAGACGTGATCGCAGCCCAAGTTTTAGTCCTGCTAGAGAGGAGCCCCTCATTCAACCCCCTCCACGCTCCAAGTGGGAGAGGGAAGATGATGAGGATGTGCAGGAGGAAGATCTTCCAGCACCCATCAAGGAACCCTCACCAGTGCTTCATCAGTGCCATGGGAGAGAGGGCCACCGCAAAGCCCTCAAACCTATCAAAAGCGAAGCCCGAGAAGCTTCGAGGGAGGAGAAGACAGGTAAAGCACTGAAAGAGGAGGGGAAGAGTGGCAGGGCTGCACAGACAGATTCAGACAAACCAGTCAAGTCAAAAATTGTGAGGGATGAGCCTAGAGGGTCGAAAGAGGAGAAGAGATCTGCAGCAAAAGAGGAGAGACGAGGAAGAGACGAGGGGCGAGGAGTGACTGGGAAGGAGGAGAGAGGAGCTGAAGGAAGGGTAGGTGGAGGGCGGGAGGAAAGTCGTGGCCCAGAGCCCAAGAGGCAGCGGCTGTGCTCTGACCTGACGCGTGAGACCGATGAGGCGGCGTTCGTGCCCGACTACAGTGAAGGAGAGGGCTCGGAGCCGGAGAGAGGGCGGAGCAGCAGCCAGAGTCCGTCTCTCAACCAACCCTCCCACAGCCCGTCAGCGAGCAACCACAGCGGCTCAGCCACCACCACCGCTGccgacaagaagaagaagaaacacaagAAGCATAAAAGACACAAGAAGCACAAGAAACACAGCAGCCAGGACAAAGGAGAGTCCAAGCAGCACAAGAGcaaacacaagaagaagaagaaacacaagaagagcaaagacaaaggagtggaggaaaaggagaaagaagaggaagaagagactCCACAGGCTTGA
- the LOC107388603 gene encoding E3 ubiquitin-protein ligase RBBP6 isoform X2: protein MSCVHYKFSSILDYNTVTFDGLHITLGELKKQIMARERLKATDCDLQITNAQTREEYTDDEAHIPKHSSVIVRRTPIGGVKPASRTFIVDRSETAMVGSSRPTDSSPSLTLAQLAKTANLVDADASEEDKIKAMMTQSNHEYDPIHYSKKAVGPPPANYTCYRCRKTGHHIRHCPLILAEDKSVDGPKPVKTSKGIPQSFMVKVEPGAKGAMLTSTGEYAIPAIDAEAYAQGKKERPPFVPHEQSSSEDEADPIPDELLCPICNNLMTDAVVIPCCGNSYCDDCIRTFLLDSEEHICFTCKQSDVSPDNLIANKFLRQAVNNFKNETGYTKQGRKQIQPPVPPPPRLQLARPLHSRQQDPLLANVSNPLPTSAPSTPPKAEVPPPASSTAASATPPATPSPPHAAEDEGQASPVPEPVADSHSPVHSSIHSDPPPLGEAEAEPPVRHYSPGLPENPPQSYSLPVINHLPAARPSHPSGHQTMPNQPHRGRNRHWYRSRGDHPSSHMQAAPPPVPVPQVYPSTLYLPPPQHYPPPYGSGPGLIPPPAISFQPQPVYGPGPPGLNPSWVPPSVQPPLVPLPPLSQPPLSEEDFLTQRHHRQNKVSSKLEEFTKNFHEELIQYRNPPKRPRRSYSRSRSYSRSPFSRSPFSRSPFSRSRSRSRPRSRSGSYGFSLSRSRSRSHGRSYGRSYGRSPYSRRSGRNYGRSRSRSRSRSRSYGHRRSGSPRSPVSYRGAGWDGAEGVRPYRSRSRSPGGYRSHSPGGRKPPPRDLVPFDLKGASPGGPERWGRERYRQWEKEYTDWYNKYYKDYDNLHHKAHGSRDRERGKISSSSRDCSPQGRGRRGKEERGGPPHRLPSAASGTKSGTKMLKTKKIRKRKSGEEPELSQSLDRGDATPVRDEPMDELSSLSKTPPITSKPSGVAPGTKAPVAKGTATPSKPVTKVMSKNQLDKTKKEKGLKVKTKVKTEGMKAKSDKVKKTSGDIVLTNKKDSSISSVTKPLKSIKTKPDDASNSAVPNKEKSKSSTVRPLPAKTPPKSSQNLPLLRVALHDGTRPGHDVQDRRDLSKSAGLLPHPSRPPLIPRPPFPIDSWRKFGEEGHSLLGPPPDKLRRIDGLGGGLETAFYSHIHQPPFHRLPHPSDRPRLSLPGADLGRGDLDRGAIRPQLDVQKPLRRIKLNRDLGRRGSTETPPADRKQSGLDKTSSTAVKVFEGDRLRATTEGAGRKERSTSAERGASRDRPSSAGERHRGSDKEKNRERDRPSGLDRDKDLGPNKEKDKVSSGSQKAAVDKDTEGEKLKTGRKSSNGGSRGGRSISLDKMTIGEKSAISKKQAEQEKPSVSAKSDSESKDKIEKSSLPGEKPSAAQKEGGNNGQEATAKSKPKIGRKALPSHTASSKSTQQKKPDSEKDQKSVSSDTPPSSPVRRRDRSPSFSPAREEPLIQPPPRSKWEREDDEDVQEEDLPAPIKEPSPVLHQCHGREGHRKALKPIKSEAREASREEKTGKALKEEGKSGRAAQTDSDKPVKSKIVRDEPRGSKEEKRSAAKEERRGRDEGRGVTGKEERGAEGRVGGGREESRGPEPKRQRLCSDLTRETDEAAFVPDYSEGEGSEPERGRSSSQSPSLNQPSHSPSASNHSGSATTTAADKKKKKHKKHKRHKKHKKHSSQDKGESKQHKSKHKKKKKHKKSKDKGVEEKEKEEEEETPQA from the exons ACGGATTCTTCTCCTTCTTTGACTCTCGCCCAGCTTGCCAAG ACTGCAAACCTGGTTGATGCAGATGCCTCTGAAGAAGACAAGATTAAAGCCATGATGACTCAGTCAAATCATGAATATGATCCCATCCA TTACTCAAAAAAGGCAGTCGGACCCCCTCCAGCTAATTATACCTGCTATCGATGCAGAAAGACCGGTCACCACATTCGGCATTGCCCCCTAATTTTG GCGGAGGACAAAAGTGTTGACGGTCCCAAGCCAGTTAAAACCAGTAAGGGCATACCACAGAGCTTCATGGTGAAAGTGGAGCCAGGAGCAAAGGGAGCCATGTTGACGAGCACCGGAGAATATGCCATACCTGCCATTGATGC AGAGGCATATGCTCAAGGGAAGAAGGAGCGCCCTCCATTTGTCCCTCATGAGCAGTCGTCGTCCGAGGATGAGGCTGATCCGATCCCAGATGAGCTCTTGTGTCCGATCTGCAATAACCTGATGACCGATGCTGTGGTCATACCCTGCTGTGGAAACAGTTACTGTGATGACT GTATCAGAACTTTCTTGTTGGACTCAGAGGAGCACATCTGCTTCACATGCAAACAGTCGGACGTTTCACCTGATAATCTCATTGCTAACAAGTTTCTCCGACAG GCTGTTAACAACTTCAAAAACGAGACCGGATACACCAAGCAGGGACGCAAACAGATCCAGCCTCCAGTCCCCCCTCCACCTCGCCTACAATTAGCCAGACCTCTACACTCAAGACAGCAGGACCCCCTTCTGGCTAATGTTTCTAACCCTCTTCCAACAAGTGCACCCTCAACACCCCCTAAAGCAGAAGTCCCACCCCCTGCATCTTCTACTGCTGCATCTGCCACTCCTCCTGCAACTCCTAGTCCACCTCATGCTGCTGAAGATGAAGGCCAGGCTTCACCAGTTCCTGAACCTGTTGCTGACAGTCATTCTCCTGTGCATTCAAGCATTCACAGTGACCCACCCCCATTAGG AGAGGCTGAGGCAGAACCACCTGTGAGGCATTACTCTCCTGGACTGCCAGAAAATCCACCACAA AGCTACAGTTTACCGGTCATTAACCACCTGCCAGCTGCAAGACCAAGTCACCCATCAG GTCACCAGACGATGCCTAACCAGCCCCACAGAGGAAGGAATAGACACTG GTACAGAAGTAGAGGAGACCATCCCTCCAGTCACATGCAGGCAGCTCCACCTCCTGTACCAGTCCCTCAAGTCTACCCATCTACCCTGTACCTGCCCCCTCCCCAGCACTACCCTCCTCCATACGGCTCTGGACCGGGTCTTATTCCCCCACCTGCCATCAGTTTCCAGCCTCAGCCTGTCTATGGCCCTGGACCTCCAGGGCTCAACCCTTCCTGGGTCCCCCCTAGTGTCCAACCCCCTCTTGTTCCTTTACCACCTTTATCACAGCCGCCTCTTTCGGAAGAGGATTTTCTCACACAAAGGCACCACCGACAGAACAA AGTTTCATCCAAATTGGAAGAATTCACTAAAAACTTCCATGAAGAGCTGATTCAATACAGAAATCCACCAAAGAGACCGAGACGATCTTATTCCAG gTCCCGGTCATATAGTCGCTCACCATTCAGCCGCTCACCGTTCAGCCGCTCACCGTTCAGCCGGTCTAGATCAAGATCCAGGCCTAGATCAAGATCTGGGTCTTACGGTTTTTCTCTGAGTCGATCTCGTTCTCGCTCCCATGGCCGCTCTTATGGTCGCTCTTATGGTCGCTCCCCTTATTCTAGACGCAGTGGACGCAATTATGGACGTTCACGATCAAGATCCCGCTCTCGCTCAAGGTCTTATGGCCACCGGCGCTCGGGGTCACCACGATCTCCTGTCTCCTATCGTGGAGCTGGATGGGATGGTGCAGAAGGTGTCAGACCCTACAGGTCAAGATCACGTTCTCCTGGTGGCTATCGAAGCCATAGCCCTGGCGGACGAAAGCCACCTCCTCGGGACTTGGTGCCATTTGACCTAAAGGGAGCAAGTCCTGGAGGACCTGAGCGTTGGGGAAGAGAGCGATATCGACAATGGGAGAAGGAGTACACAGACTGGTACAACAAGTATTACAAAGACTATGACAACCTGCATCACAAAGCTCATGGAAGCCGAGACCGGGAACGAGGAAAAATATCGTCATCGTCTAGGGATTGCTCTCCCCAAGGCAGAGGAAGACGAGggaaggaggagagaggtggcccACCTCATCGTCTCCCTTCTGCTGCATCAGGGACAAAGTCTGGTACTAAAATGTTGAAGACAAAGAAAATCAGAAAGCGAAAGTCTGGAGAGGAACCAGAATTATCTCAGTCACTCGACAGAGGGGATGCCACACCTGTCAGAGATGAACCAATGGATGAATTATCATCACTCAGTAAAACGCCTCCCATCACTTCAAAGCCTTCAGGTGTTGCTCCGGGTACTAAAGCCCCAGTGGCTAAAGGTACTGCTACACCCAGTAAACCTGTAACCAAGGTAATGTCAAAGAACCAGTTGGATAAAACTAAGAAAGAAAAAGGTCTAAAGGTAAAAACTAAAGTCAAGACAGAGGGGATGAAGGCTAAGAGTGACAAAGTCAAGAAAACATCTGGAGATATTGTGTTGACCAACAAAAAAGACTCTTCAATCTCATCTGTCACTAAACCATTAAAGTCCATTAAAACCAAACCAGACGATGCCTCAAACTCAGCTGTACCTAATAAGGAGAAGAGTAAAAGCTCCACGGTACGGCCCCTGCCTGCGAAGACCCCTCCAAAGTCCTCCCAAAATCTGCCTTTACTCCGTGTTGCTCTTCACGATGGCACTCGCCCCGGGCACGATGTACAGGATAGAAGAGATCTGTCAAAGAGTGCTGGTCTCCTTCCTCATCCCAGCAGACCGCCTCTAATTCCCAGACCTCCATTCCCAATAGATAGTTGGAGGAAATTTGGAGAGGAGGGTCACAGTTTACTTGGACCTCCCCCTGACAAGCTAAGGAGAATAGATGGATTGGGAGGAGGACTTGAGACTGCCTTTTACTCACACATCCATCAGCCCCCATTCCACAGACTCCCACACCCTTCAGACAGGCCTAGACTCTCCCTACCAGGGGCCGATCTGGGCCGAGGGGACCTGGATCGAGGAGCCATTCGACCTCAGTTGGACGTTCAG AAACCATTAAGAAGAATAAAGCTGAACAGAGACTTGGGGAGAAGAGGCAGTACAGAGACACCACCTGCTGATCGAAAACAGTCGGGTCTCGACAAAACAAGCTCCACTGCTGTAAAAGTCTTTGAAGGAGACAGACTTAGGGCCACTACAGAGGGGGCTGGAAGGAAGGAACGATCAACATCTGCTGAAAGGGGAGCCTCCAGAGACAGACCAAGCAGCGCTGGAGAAAGACACCGTGGCTCAGACAAAGAGAAGAACAGAGAGCGAGACAGGCCTTCTGGTTTGGATAGAGACAAGGATTTGGGCCCCAACAAGGAAAAGGACAAAGTCTCTTCAGGCTCACAGAAAGCAGCAGTGGACAAAGACACAGAGGGAGAAAAGTTAAAGACAGGACGAAAAAGCTCTAATGGTGGAAGCCGGGGAGGAAGGTCCATATCTTTGGATAAAATGACGATCGGAGAGAAATCTGCCATCTCCAAAAAACAGGCAGAACAAGAGAAACCAAGTGTATCTGCCAAGTCTGACAG TGAGTCCAAGGACAAAATAGAGAAGAGTTCCCTCCCAGGAGAAAAACCATCTGCTGctcaaaaagaag GGGGTAACAATGGTCAGGAGGCGACTGCGAAGAGCAAACCCAAGATCGGCCGTAAGGCCCTGCCGAGCCATACGGCGAGCTCCAA GTCAACTCAACAGAAGAAGCCAGACTCTGAGAAAGACCAGAAGAGTGTGTCTTCAGATACACCTCCATCCAGCCCTGTGAGGAGACGTGATCGCAGCCCAAGTTTTAGTCCTGCTAGAGAGGAGCCCCTCATTCAACCCCCTCCACGCTCCAAGTGGGAGAGGGAAGATGATGAGGATGTGCAGGAGGAAGATCTTCCAGCACCCATCAAGGAACCCTCACCAGTGCTTCATCAGTGCCATGGGAGAGAGGGCCACCGCAAAGCCCTCAAACCTATCAAAAGCGAAGCCCGAGAAGCTTCGAGGGAGGAGAAGACAGGTAAAGCACTGAAAGAGGAGGGGAAGAGTGGCAGGGCTGCACAGACAGATTCAGACAAACCAGTCAAGTCAAAAATTGTGAGGGATGAGCCTAGAGGGTCGAAAGAGGAGAAGAGATCTGCAGCAAAAGAGGAGAGACGAGGAAGAGACGAGGGGCGAGGAGTGACTGGGAAGGAGGAGAGAGGAGCTGAAGGAAGGGTAGGTGGAGGGCGGGAGGAAAGTCGTGGCCCAGAGCCCAAGAGGCAGCGGCTGTGCTCTGACCTGACGCGTGAGACCGATGAGGCGGCGTTCGTGCCCGACTACAGTGAAGGAGAGGGCTCGGAGCCGGAGAGAGGGCGGAGCAGCAGCCAGAGTCCGTCTCTCAACCAACCCTCCCACAGCCCGTCAGCGAGCAACCACAGCGGCTCAGCCACCACCACCGCTGccgacaagaagaagaagaaacacaagAAGCATAAAAGACACAAGAAGCACAAGAAACACAGCAGCCAGGACAAAGGAGAGTCCAAGCAGCACAAGAGcaaacacaagaagaagaagaaacacaagaagagcaaagacaaaggagtggaggaaaaggagaaagaagaggaagaagagactCCACAGGCTTGA